One Mycoplasma wenyonii str. Massachusetts DNA window includes the following coding sequences:
- a CDS encoding 50S ribosomal protein L19 encodes MDLLLETKKHFYSLQGDEAKSQLFKTLKSGDVILVQEKIIDDKKKERIQKFEGILIRKRGSLLGENILLREKLKNHWVEKAFFIHSPLIHKIERVREGRSRRAYLSYLRNPESLPIKLKRLKAKSTNQAKK; translated from the coding sequence GTGGATCTACTTCTAGAAACCAAAAAACATTTTTATAGCCTACAAGGGGATGAAGCTAAAAGTCAACTTTTTAAAACACTTAAATCTGGAGATGTCATCTTGGTTCAAGAAAAGATCATAGATGACAAGAAGAAAGAGAGAATTCAAAAGTTTGAAGGAATACTAATAAGAAAAAGAGGTTCTTTATTAGGAGAAAATATTCTACTAAGAGAAAAACTAAAGAATCATTGAGTTGAAAAAGCTTTCTTTATTCATTCTCCATTAATTCATAAGATAGAAAGAGTAAGAGAAGGAAGATCTAGAAGAGCTTATCTTTCTTATCTAAGAAATCCTGAATCTCTTCCAATTAAACTAAAAAGATTAAAGGCTAAGTCAACTAATCAAGCTAAGAAATAA
- a CDS encoding HPr family phosphocarrier protein, with translation MKVVEYVIQDEVGLHARPASKLVQSLSKFQSSIFIEFEGKKANAKSIINLMSLGVTGKSKVLFHIEGADEEELSNSLVGILSEHGI, from the coding sequence ATGAAAGTAGTTGAATATGTTATTCAAGATGAAGTTGGATTGCACGCAAGACCTGCTTCTAAACTAGTTCAATCTCTTTCTAAATTTCAATCTTCTATATTTATTGAATTTGAAGGGAAGAAAGCCAATGCTAAATCTATTATTAACCTTATGTCTTTAGGAGTTACTGGAAAGTCTAAGGTTCTATTTCATATAGAAGGAGCTGACGAAGAAGAACTATCTAACTCTTTAGTTGGAATACTATCTGAACACGGAATCTAA
- the rplQ gene encoding 50S ribosomal protein L17, giving the protein MSYIHKKGFDSARRKMITRQQCSDLISYGQITTKLSCARSTQRYFEKLITLAKEDNLITKRKAYSIVLRTSKFTREELVKKLFEELAKKYKSRKGGYTRLLKTSEGSYLLQLV; this is encoded by the coding sequence ATGTCTTACATACACAAAAAAGGATTTGACTCAGCTAGAAGAAAGATGATCACTAGACAACAATGTTCTGACTTAATTTCTTATGGTCAGATTACTACTAAATTAAGTTGTGCTAGATCAACTCAAAGATATTTTGAAAAACTAATAACTCTTGCAAAAGAAGATAACTTAATTACTAAGAGAAAAGCTTACTCTATAGTACTGAGAACTTCTAAGTTCACTAGAGAAGAGCTAGTAAAGAAACTATTTGAAGAGTTAGCTAAGAAATATAAGAGTAGAAAAGGGGGATATACTAGGCTACTAAAGACTTCTGAAGGTTCCTACTTGTTACAGTTAGTTTAG
- a CDS encoding amino acid permease: MIKSFSFNSSAPKELNSRKLFIISICSMLGVGIFLKSKTLIELSNQNFWPILVLFCISAGLIISMCWAFTRLVDKKTSSSRGFIEWVEEYCGSNFKSWALEFTTKLLHPLGILTTSIYLIKWINGQHFLWVWEASICAIVISFLVISLNVFSFKGAVLLQKCLSFSIFLAILYTLGFGIHSYFVNESDEKTEQSTTQLTGLNSLGGWTILLSGLPSIFFMYDGFYSVLALKEKTAKKTSFRKIVSLSFIAITLIYFLVISITLLGEGNTGDFLKFKKLVEDKNFKDVLIILIFLTFLSSLNVACMCGLNQVIQLHYKYNFRDLGGIRDRFFKVGNRKYSLETKLSVWFYFLRQIAGVALIMATISQLIYWAKGGNELLWEINDILAELNSLIIFGILGMVLWNSRRELKANYLTSISILIAIIYFLLNNVVGLFYGNGKLIISIFKLLIFGAMLLYPAIPLLKAKISKSFSMRDLEPKRFNKLNQEYSLIKLAVR, from the coding sequence GTGATTAAGTCTTTTTCTTTTAACTCCTCTGCTCCTAAAGAGTTGAATAGCAGAAAGCTATTCATTATCTCTATTTGTTCCATGTTGGGAGTGGGAATTTTCTTGAAGTCAAAGACTTTAATAGAGCTTTCTAATCAAAACTTTTGACCTATCTTAGTTCTCTTTTGTATCTCTGCAGGCTTAATTATCTCTATGTGTTGAGCCTTTACAAGACTAGTAGATAAGAAAACTAGCAGCAGTAGAGGATTTATAGAGTGAGTTGAGGAATATTGTGGTTCTAACTTTAAGAGTTGAGCATTAGAGTTTACTACTAAGTTATTACACCCACTAGGAATACTCACTACTTCTATCTATCTAATTAAGTGAATTAATGGTCAACACTTTCTTTGAGTTTGAGAGGCCTCAATTTGTGCAATAGTAATTAGTTTTTTAGTTATTAGCTTGAATGTCTTTTCTTTTAAGGGGGCTGTGTTGTTACAGAAATGTCTTTCTTTTTCTATATTTTTGGCAATACTTTACACACTGGGGTTTGGAATTCACTCTTATTTTGTTAATGAAAGTGATGAGAAGACTGAACAATCCACAACTCAACTAACAGGACTTAATAGTTTAGGAGGTTGAACTATTTTGCTTTCAGGACTGCCTTCTATCTTCTTTATGTATGATGGGTTTTACTCTGTGCTAGCTCTTAAGGAAAAAACAGCAAAGAAGACTTCTTTTAGAAAGATAGTTTCACTCTCTTTTATAGCAATTACTTTGATTTATTTCTTAGTCATAAGTATTACCTTGTTGGGCGAGGGAAATACAGGTGATTTTTTGAAATTTAAGAAGTTAGTGGAAGATAAGAATTTCAAAGATGTATTGATAATTCTTATATTCTTAACTTTCTTATCTAGCTTAAATGTGGCTTGTATGTGTGGTCTAAATCAAGTAATTCAATTGCACTATAAGTACAACTTCAGAGATTTAGGTGGGATAAGAGATAGATTTTTTAAGGTAGGTAATAGGAAATACAGCTTAGAGACTAAGCTATCAGTTTGGTTTTATTTTTTAAGACAAATAGCAGGAGTGGCCTTAATAATGGCTACCATCTCTCAACTAATATATTGGGCAAAAGGAGGGAATGAATTACTCTGAGAGATTAATGATATATTGGCAGAGTTGAACTCTCTAATTATCTTTGGTATTTTGGGAATGGTTCTTTGAAACTCTAGAAGAGAGCTTAAAGCAAACTATCTAACTTCTATTAGTATCCTTATAGCCATTATTTACTTCTTACTAAATAATGTAGTTGGATTGTTTTATGGAAATGGAAAATTGATTATCTCAATATTTAAGTTATTGATATTTGGAGCTATGTTGTTATATCCAGCTATCCCTCTTCTTAAAGCCAAGATATCAAAATCCTTTAGTATGAGAGATTTGGAACCTAAGAGATTTAATAAACTTAACCAAGAGTACTCATTAATTAAGTTAGCTGTTAGATAA